DNA from Eucalyptus grandis isolate ANBG69807.140 chromosome 5, ASM1654582v1, whole genome shotgun sequence:
CAATTCTCTATCCCTtactctatttatttattgtggtACAATCGTACACTGGTAAGATCTGACCACTTCATTAGAAGCTGTCTCGTTgcaatatttgtttaaattattttatttgcaCACAatcacctattcatccccctctATGTGATAGTTCTAACCATACCATCATATGCGTAGGAGATTGGTAATGTGCAACGTAATAATCTTCCATGCAATCATATTGGCAAAATTTCCAGCTGCGTGAATACTGTACCAGCACAAACTGCTGAATTGCTCCACCCACGACCCCATGCTCACATCCTCCATCTTGAAGAGCTACCCACAGCCAAAACTTATGACAGTTCAACCATTAATGAGAAAAGCTTCGGGGATATATATTCTTACGAAAACCACGGAGGCGTTGGATGGAATCACCCTGAGGCTTTGGTTTCTTTGTTAAGAAAAGATAAACTTAACAATATCACTTGAAATGACTTGTCCAGGTCCGTTGGCAGATGGAGGGTATATTTCTTCTGACCATTCCTGTCATGTTGGACAATTATCATCACTCTGAGAGCATTATTATGCCATACAAAGAACGCAGACAATCTACTCCTATGCATTCAATGTTCTCTTCAAATTGTTCGGCAAGAAGCATAATAATAGGTCCATTATAATGAAAATGAACTTAATCTTCAACAGGGTATGCAAAAATTAATATGTGCATGAATGTGTGCATGCGTCAAGTGTCTTTTATTCAAGTTTTAAGGTGACAACATCTAGTGACCTTCGTTGATTATCTCATCTAAGAACATGAAAGATCCAATGAGTATTtatcatttaaatgttaaataTGGGCTATCAtgttttttaaatcaatttgtTAATGTCATTTACTTAAGAAGTACGACGAAGCATATCTTTGTAATGAGTATTCAAACTTTTACTCATGATAATCGTGTTTACTGTACATTGCATTGTCCATGTTGAAATACAAACAGTTTGTTATCGAACCTTTTATGAGTAATTTtattgtaacttttttttttttaattttatattgtgATAAAGGATATTTTGAGTTTATCtcttaattatttatatttgtcAAATATGAAATAGGTAACCCTACATAGTTAATTCTTTCAAAACTCCATAATAAACAATTatattcttaccaaaaaaaaaaaaacaattatatttattcatatattttataggtatttcgaaatagaattttttttaatatacacGAAACACTTATTTCCaaacatttaatatttttaaacaatCATTATGATATTGATTAGGGATTTATTTCCAAAACATGCATAAGACTTAGAGATGCAGAGTttaaattttactaaaaataCCTTAAAATTTAAATTGCTGGATGAAATCCGCACATGAGCGGGTCATGTGGCGCTATGGCTACAGACAAAACCATCACACAGCCACCACCATCGGTGCGCAACACTACTACCGCCGTCAGTAGCACCACCGGATGCAACATTGACTTTCTTCTTTACGCAAAGCAAAACCACATAGAATGTAACGAATTTAAACAGTCACACGTCTATTAAATCGATGAAAATACAAAGTTCTAATGAATTTCACGTACAGAGTCTCATTTGGTACTTCAAAGTGTTCGACTAGGAATTTTTAGTAGTATAATCCTAATTGCTGAGAAAATTCAGATCGAGAAATTTTTATCCATTTGTGCTATTGCTTATTACACATTTATGGAGAAAATTACCaataaaagtcctaaacctattgcaattgtgccaattcaattctaaacttattttttttagctaattgagtcataaaccttttgcaactGTGCCAGTTTAGTCCATCCTGTCAAAATTGGCGAGCCGACACTGATGTGGTCACCAACCAATGCcaacaacaattttttaataatattttattttttcaaattattttattacttttttctttctttctttttcctcctccctctttcttcgTTGGCTTGGTTGACTAACCAAATGGGAGGGCCGACCGGTTGCCGAACTAAGGCAGCTAGGCGAGCTCGCCTCGTTATCACTAGGCAAAGGTGAGTGCCCGCTAGTTCGGCGAGGGCTCATCTCACCGAACCCAATGATAGTGAGGCAAGCACTCACCAAATGAGAAGAGGGCCCGCCCCACCAATGGCTAGGGCAAGCTTGCCCGACTACCTTAGTCCGTCGACCAACCAACCCTCCCCTTTGGCTAATCATtgaagccaaaggaagaaagagggaggaggagagaggagggaaaaaagattaaaaaaaaaaacaacaaattaataaaataatttgaaaaaaaaagtattactACAAAAATTGTCGCCATCGTTGGCCGACAACTACATCAATGCCAAGTGGCCAATTGTGATAGGATGGACTAAACTGgtataattacaaaatatttatgactcaattagccAAAACGTTAATTTATCATTGAATTGgaacaattataataaatttatgacttttttggtgatttttcccATATTTATGTTTATCAAGTTAGATAACTTAATCGCACCAAATTGATAAGATTTAATACTTGATTGCGCTTTTTAAAAGTCAtaagacttaattatacttttgtgacATGTTTTAAAGTTGaatgtattttttgaaaattttatgattcaattgcactttcataataaattttagaattttcagtGTACTTATCATTGATGATATTTATAGGTACATTCAACACACCCAAAACATGACCTATACAAAGGCTCGTAGGTTTTACGGTCCAAATCAAGCTAAGCACAGAAGACAGAAGGGGTTGAGCGGCCTACAGCACTGAGAAAACGGTGGTTCGGCTGGGGTAGTAAGAAAACACTTTTTTAAATCTGGATTCACTTGAACCCATATTGGCCATCATTATGTGAATTCCATGTGAACGATGCACACTATGGATTTGGGTAATAGACTGGGATCCATGTAAGACTTACCCAAAGGAGCATGGGACTAAATAGGATGCGCTTTCATCCACTGAACTTATAAGTAATCAGTTCCAATCCGGTCTAACCCTATCCAAAAATAGGGAACCAGATCAGGACTGGTTCCccatttttgaaattggaaacTAGACCATCTGGTCTTGGAACTGGATCGACCTGTCTAGTTTGGTTCCAAGGAGCTCCCACGGAACCGGTCGCAATTTTGGAACCCCCGAGGTGTTTGTGAAAATTCCTCAAAGCCAACGCATGTGAAGCTTTTTAGATCTAAAGAGCTAGATCCATTCACAAAACCATCAAACGCCGGTTTGGTCGAACCAAATGCCAACAAACGCCGTGACGGCCAGacggacagagagagagagaccaaaagaaaacagaacAGCTCACTTTTACTAAGACACTGTTCAGATTGTGGACTTCATCTGCCCCATCTCGTCGGCCCCTCCTTTGTTCATTCATTCTCGATTCATCCTCCCCTTGTATTCCCGGAAAGGGAATCATCCCTAGAAAAACACTGGGTCCCTCAGGCTGTCCtgcgccgcctcctccgccgggCGTGCTGAGTTCAGTCCATGACTTGCCCACCCTCCAAAGCCCACCGCCAACAATTACCCCTTttattctcctcctcctttcttcttttgcaatttGATGAGCGTGAGCGGCGAGGACGAGAGGCGAGCGTGAGAGGCGAGAGaggggaaagagaggaaaaagagcgGTTAGGGTACAaagattttaaagaaataaaataaataataataataattagtcTGGTCTGATCGGTCTAGTTTCCACCTTAGAAAAGAAAACCAGACACCCGTTACCGGTTCCAATTTTAAGAACCGGAAACCGGACTAACGCCCCTAGGAACCACCTAGGACCAGCTGGACCGATCCCGTCTATGTTTTCCCATTGCACACACCTAATCAAATTCGCTGGATTTTTTGGATCAGAAGAACAATTTGGtcatcaattgaaaacataGTGACAAACATTATTTAGTCTAGTTCAAGCAAATTCAGCCTGCAGACTGATGTCAAACAGAACCGAGATCAAAACTTAAGGCATCGACCTGAATGCATCTTTTCCAATTCATCCTATTGGTTCATGCTTCGCTCAATAGCCTACTCCATTCTCAATGAAGACATTTGCCCAGTATTACAAAACGGATTCCGTTCAAGATGACCTAGCCAAAATTACTCAGCTCGATTAAACAGCCAGTGCGATGGTACAATATATCCCAGTCAAAATTTCTTTATCTCATTCTCTACTGGGATTGCCAGCCTGACCTATTTCATGATATAGGCGGAACTAACTAGCTGCAACCTTAATTACATGAAGCCAAAGGGGACTATGTACGGCTAAATTTTAAAGACGAGATTTGTCTGTTACTTGTCATCTAAAGTTGCAGCATTGGGCTTGACCCCTTGCCAATTTGTCCCACAAGCAGATCATCTGCCTAGGAGACTGGTAATGTGCAGTGTAATAGTCTTCCATGCAACCATATTGGCAAAATTTCCAGCTGTGTGAGTACTGTACTGGCACAGAACTGTTAAATTCCTCCACCCATATCCCCATGCTCACATCCTCCATCTTGAAGAGCTACCAACAGGTGAAACATATAAACAGTTCAGCCATAGGTGAGAAAAGCTTGgaagatatatatattctcACAAAAACCACACAATCGTTGGATAAACTCACCCTGAGCCTTCGGTTTCTATGTTGAGAAACAATGAACTTAGCAATATCACTTGAAATGACATATCCAGGTCCGTTGGCATATGGAGGGTATATATCTTCAGACCATTCCTGTCATGTTGGACAATAATCATCACTTTGAGATAATTATCATGTCAAGCAAAGAATGCAGACAATCTACTGTGCATTCAATGTACTCTTTTGAATTGCTCAGCAAGATCCATAGCAAAAGGTCCAGTATAATGAAAATGAACTTAATCATCAACAGGGTAGGCAGAAATTATATGTGCATGCATGTGTGCATGTGTCAAATGTCTTCAGTTGAAACTTCAAGGTGATAACATCTAGCGAACTTTGTCGGTCATCTAATCTGAGAACAGGAAAGATCTGATGACTCACTATCAAGCTGCTAAGTACCTTCGCCAACAGAAAATGTCTAGCAATCCAGCAATAATCATCTATTTCCAAGTAGCAAACAAAACAACGAATTGGTACTGCATTCAATAATCACTATAACCACGGAAGCCTCCTACCTCATAAGTAACCGCCCACTTTCCGTTTCTGAGTGGACGATGCAAGAGATTGAGATTGCCCATATAAAGAGACTTTTTGGAAGAGATGCCATCAATTTCATTTAAGACAGCATCCACCCTTAAGAATGTATCATCATCACATTTCATTGTAAATGCTGCTGTCACATTCTGAATCTGCATTCAAGATGATGAGCTAGTTAAAAGTAGAGTTCTACTACACAATGTTCAAAGTGGGTAGATAATTTCATGTAGATTTACAGTAACTAAACAAAATCTTACCCCAAACTCACATATCGCAATGGTTTTCAGGACCACGAGCTCATAACGATCCATAAATGGCAAAATAATTGTATCACCAAAGTAGGCAGCCTCCTTTTTTAGCATTGCATTCACCTCCTTTCTTGGATTCTAAAAACAGTATATAAAAATCAGATTGCAAGTTGGCAATTGTGCAAAGATTCTTATAATATGAGCAGAAAAGAGTATATACTTTACAAGATTACATATGGACTGTATAGAACAGTAAAGCATAAATCTTTACTATTTTACAGTTTGATGTTAAAATTATCGGCCCACATATAAACATTTGTCACAGTACTTCACATTCCAAAGGGCATTTATTTGGAGATTAAAGAACTCTTAAACTTCAATTTTCCAATAGATCCTGTCAATTATTAGTTGATGACTAACTGCTTACAATACATAACGCGATCACACTCAGTCAATACTCCCACCTATATTAATCagtaaatattttaaattaggcCATCTGATTCCTTccgtctctttttttttctggtgaatGATTCCATCCATCTCAAAAAGGAATAATTGTGTTAGTTTCGAAGTTTCACATGAGGCTTTCGACGGTGAACATTGTCAGCAACAGATTTCAACAAATGATGACATAATAtctactaaaaaaatcataaatggtTATCTCATAAcgtaaattttttctttttcttttttccagtaTCCTTTTAGTTTTTACTACTTTAAGATAATTACTCCAATACACCCTCAATTTTAAATACATTTCAGTGCCAACTCATGCATTTGAAACTGACAGATACTGTGACGCCCCTCCTGCGCTTTATGAAAGATTGACTTTTGACTCCCCTAAGTTATTGGACAAAAAGCATATAGAAAAGCCTAATTAACatctaaacaaaaaaatcagtcaTCATTCACTCTGCTAACGTAGTGGAAATACGAACATGTTGCCATGTGGATTGCTGCTGATACAGGCAACTTGGGCCATTCAAAATCTATATAGATTGCTTTCGTGCCTGAAGGGTCATAAAACTGAATCACATCATCACACCCAACTTATTTGAACATAAAGGCTTATTTAGGATCTTGTCAGCATACTCTACCCTTTTTGTCCAAGACATTCTACCAAGGGGGTCTAAGTCAATACCAAGAGAAAAAACAGCACCGCAGATGTTAAAGTCATCTTTCTAAGTTCCCATAGTGTAAGTGTAATTTTCAATCCAGAAAGTCTATGGCCATGTTATTCCTACTTTAAGAAGTATTCCCTGAATCCTTCAGTAAAGTTCATAACTTTGATTACTAACAAACCATAACAACTACAAAAACTCAAATTAGCAAGGAATCACATGTCACACAAACAACCCTCCCAATAGAATGTAAAATTCCAAGAGCACATCTGATTCTCTATAACCTAGACATACTCGACTTAAAATTTGATGCGGGATAAACTATAGTTATAGTCAGCATGCTAGCAACCTTACCAGTGCTACAAAAAAACGAGCTACTACATCTGAAGACTTTATTGCTGCTGATTGCATCCAGGTCTTTCTGATTGCCATGCGTTCTGCGAAGTGGTTGGTTGCAGAAAGAACTCCAACAAAAAGCCTAACTGGTCTTTCAGGCAGAGGATGAGCTTTCCATTTCTCAGACATTTCCAAGACTCTTTTAGGAGAAAAACTCGGATGGGAAGTTGGGAGAGAGGTAGCATAAACTTGATGAACATCAACATCTCCTTTTATTGCCAATCCAGTTGCATCTTCAAGTGTAAATCCCTACAGATATAAGGGAGAAAGAAAGGCTTTAGAAGATACCACATGTTCAACTCAAGTAAGTAATTGATCTGGCATCATATCACCCTAAGAACTAGGAATCATCAGAACCAAGTAAGAATATCCCAGATGAAGAGAGGTTCATCAGTTTATAGCAAAAGCCACAAGAAGAAGTACCATGGCATTAGATGCTAAAGGAAAAGCAGATAATATCCATCTAAAGGAAAATATTCAGTATTCATTTAATGAAACTGGAAGAGTTGCCCCAAGAAGTAAAGCCCATGAGATCAGTCTCTCCCATGACAAATGACATACCGTCCGAtaaggaaatgaagaaatatGCCGACCCCCAACATTAATATGGTAACCATCAACACCTGCACGAAGAGTAAGAATAAAGAGCCCACCCTCCACAAAAGGGAAAGGCCATGTCACTTCCGGTTTCTGCTCACGTCCTATAAATCGCTTAAACCATGACGTTGTCTTGGACTCTTTCGCATCAACAATATCATTCCGCATCCATTTTTCACACCTCGCATATCCATCAACTGCCAGTACACACGAGGAAAATGTTATATACACAATGTGATAACCATGTAACTTCTATCAGTTCCAAACATTCCACTATCACTATTATTCTAGTAAACCATACCAATTAGATGAATATCCACACATTAGTTAACACCACCAAATGGTCCAACTTGATTAATCTTAAGGAAAAACCACAAACAAGCATCAAGGAAACTAGCAAAGATGACCAAGGAAGTACTAGACGGAAAGTATGCTTACAGTTCTATTTCTCtagatttaaaatcatttttgccCCTCTCCAATGTTACACTTCCCACCCAAGATTTAAATTGTATCCCCCAGCCATTTCCATACTGAAATTTCCCTTCCATCAATATTTAACCAAGTCGAGCAaccaattgacaaaataaatgGTTAATTTACAGAAAGTACAGCAATCAATGAAAGTTCACAAAATACTAGAAGGATAAAACACAATCCCAGCAGGAAAAAAGTACCAATATGTATCGGCACAAGACACAAAGCACAGCCAATGATACACACCCACAGTTAAACAGATCTAAAATGAACTGGAATCATCACACAGGAATATTATTTTGAAAGgcttaattggaaaaatgacCCCTAACCTTCATCTAGGAAAACCTGAAACAATAAAAATAGTTTCCTACAAGCATTTTCAGATAAAATCACTGCAGTGGCTATATCACTTCACTCTCAAATCACCTTGATCTCAGTTTCTGCACCGAGTTCTTAGAGACAAACAGAGCTTGGTGACTCCATATACAACGCACCTGAGAAAGAAGAACATGACCACTTTCTTGGGCTAAAGAGTCGATGTACATAGGTACCAAGTGGGCgcaaatgataaccattctagctagaaattttatggaagagaaatagatttttctatttctatttctagatgagtttttaagtaaaaatactCGTataataacgacacaaaatttctactctaaaaataaaaatccgtttgataacgacacaaaatttctctctttcggACGGCGGTGACCTGTGGATGGCGGCGGCCAGCGACCGGCAACCAATGACCGACGGACGGTGGCCGGCGATGGCTGGTGGCAAGCGGACGACGGATGCCGGTGGACAATGGTTAGCGGCGACAGATGGACGACCAGTTCGTAACAAGGATGAACGATGAGaagaattttgatttctcatttctatttcagaaatagaaaagtaaaaaaattttacttctaatttatattccaaatctatttctggaacaaaaatctatttcaaaaatagaaaaatgaaataattttatcaaacagatttctattccaagaacaagtctggaatagaaaaattgtttctgaaacagaaattttgatttgtcaTGCATCCCCTAAGTGTTCTGAAAATCACTTACAGCAGAAATAATACACAGCTACTCTTTCTGTAAAATGCCTACCCCAGTATAAGCCATCTGTCACCACTCAAAAGTTTCTCATGTTTACGGTACAAGTACCAACTATTACATTTCCACAGCtcatataaatgaataaataaacaaataagtaaataaataaaaagagaataggGCAAAGTTCACGAGAGACCAAACTTTTAAAGTTCGAATATAGATCTGGTCCCTGAACACAATTGGTCCACAAACCCTTTTGTTCACTCTGTTCCATCCAAATTGTACAGAGGGTTGATTCTGATCTCCTCCAGCACATTTTTCAAGCAACATCAACCAATTTGTCAAAAATTATGTTCCTACTTTTAAGGGCTTCATGATTGTTTATACAACCTAACCAAAGTTTCCAGTTTATCCATGTTGCCAATCTCTGATGAGAACTATGTCGTGAGAAACAAATCAacccttctttttaaaaaatttgaggataGCATTGTGAATAAAAATAGCTCAAGAACCACATGGTGAAAATAACACAAGTCGAGGAACCAAATACAGATTTAAGCCAATTTTTACTCTCATTGCCACCAAGTAAGCCTCTCCATGGAGAAAACCAGTATTTGCACAAAAATCGACAATGTGAATCGAAAACTACCTTGTACACGACCAACTAGAAGGCAGTAAACATCCCACGAGTTCAGCAAAGTGTTGATCCATGCATTTATTAATAACGATAACATAGCCTCTTCTTGAATGCTTCTTTTTGACTAATTGTCATGAGTCAACATACCTATGCTTCATATAACCTCTTATTGGTAGAAGTCCTTTTTAGACTACCAAGTTGACAGGATTACAGATTATGCCGATATTTGTATGCCTCAATGCGGAAAATAGGATCTTATTTAGGGCCTGACGGATCGGATCCAGAGATAGAAAGCATCCGGGGCTTGAAGCATCCAGAAGTAGAGAAAAGAATGTAAAGCAAATAAAAGACAATTGATGATACTGCTGGTAAAATCATTATTTAAGAATCATGATCATAGATAAAACTAGAACATCAAATCAAGTTTAAAACCACATGACCCAAATTATACAAGTCCACAGATAAAACATATTGAGGtcattggatagaatcaataGAAAAGAATCAATCATAAGATTTCATTAATTAAGATTAGAATCCTGTGAGAATTCTATTCAAACCTTTAGATAATCACACATTCTAATATCCAGATCAAGACTTCACATGCAACTCTAGGCCCACACCCTTAACCTTAATAAAAGCATAGGTAACCATTTAAGATAGAAGCAGATTCTCAAATTAAATAACAACTCTTAATAGTCAGAACTTTTCATATTTTCCTGAGCCTAATTCCCTAGTAAACTTTTCAACTTTGGTTAGATTTAAGATTAGAGCAAAAGTCAAGGattttttctagacaaaaataGTTCGGAGCAGAATTGACATTGGGCCTAAAGTTTGGGGCTTTTTTGGGAATTAGCCCTATTTTCCTGGAGTAAGACATGAAAAATCAAACATACGATGACAGCAAGTATTCCCGAGAAATCAAAAGTCAATAAAACATATAAACTCACCGATACTAAACAGATGAAGACTGATGAAACGTCGAGACTACAAGAAATTTCAAAGGCAATATAAATCCTACCTAGCATGTCTTCATCATTCTTGGATGATAAACCATTGCACCTTTGACCTGTTCCCCATTGCATTCTATAACAAGTGTTGTGCTCAATAACTGGCCTGTGGCTCCAATCACCCTTTAATCTTGGGTTCAAATGCAAAATCTTGGGAGGCTCCTCCCCATCCACGGCCTTTAGCCCCTGCAATTCAACCATAAACTGCGAGACCATAGCCACGCCATTGCCACTCCTTAACTTTGCAAGTTGTGGGACATACTCCTGATGGGCATGATGAGGAGTTCCAACCACAGTAATGGAAGATCCTGCAGCAAGCCCACAAGGCAGAAACATGAGTCTATCTCCCTGCGCCAATTCCTCCCCACTCATTGAAACCCAGGAAGGACATGACTCTATTGGCCCCTCCAAGAGCGAAGTTTGTGCAGTCTCATCCAGCTTAAACTTGCCCAATTCCTGCCATGCTTTTAGCCCCAAACTCCAAGCCTCATCTGCCATCTTCTCAAGTGTCGATAGTTCACTCGTCCTATTCCTCCGCCTCATGATTTCTTCCATTATTCGACCGTAGCGGAGTTGGGATATCTTAGTGGGCCTGGACCCATTTGCTTCCACCTCTGCGTGTTCCTTCCTAggcattttcaaaacattttggcTTTGAAAATCTTCTAATTTCTGGTGAAATTTATCCTCGTGAACAGAAGTGATGACCGTTTTGCTTAGGCTCCTATCTTCAGGATCCTCTTTTACCGACCCAATGGGGCTATCATCTCCACCCATCGAGGTCGCCAGCTCTAAGAACTTTGGGAACTTTAAGGTTATGAAAAGCAAGTACAATGCCCCCACAACCAGCAACAGGTGCGAAAGCTTGAGCTTTCTGGCACTCCCGGGTTCGAGCTTCAgcctcttcatttctttttttatcagcACCCTAATCAGAACACGCCCCCAACAGTATCACCAACCGTCTACCAGAATCATCTCCCAAACGGATCAAAAATCAAACCCGAGAGACCGTCTCCACCACATCTAAGCACCCCCTCAAACACAAtgtccccaaaaaaaaaccaaaaaacccaTCAACGCATCAATGCAGATCGACAAACCTTAACTGCCCAATCGCGGAACCAACCCCGCGGCGGGAATTCAACAGCCGGGCGACGATCGGAATCGGAAAAATCGGCGAAATGTCGCGGGCCGACGGAATACCGAGCCGCGAACCTCGGAAAACCCGGTGACGTCGGCCGAGCCGGAGCCGGAGGCGGCGACCCAGATGCTGCTTTCGACG
Protein-coding regions in this window:
- the LOC104444869 gene encoding hydroxyproline O-galactosyltransferase GALT2 — encoded protein: MKRLKLEPGSARKLKLSHLLLVVGALYLLFITLKFPKFLELATSMGGDDSPIGSVKEDPEDRSLSKTVITSVHEDKFHQKLEDFQSQNVLKMPRKEHAEVEANGSRPTKISQLRYGRIMEEIMRRRNRTSELSTLEKMADEAWSLGLKAWQELGKFKLDETAQTSLLEGPIESCPSWVSMSGEELAQGDRLMFLPCGLAAGSSITVVGTPHHAHQEYVPQLAKLRSGNGVAMVSQFMVELQGLKAVDGEEPPKILHLNPRLKGDWSHRPVIEHNTCYRMQWGTGQRCNGLSSKNDEDMLVDGYARCEKWMRNDIVDAKESKTTSWFKRFIGREQKPEVTWPFPFVEGGLFILTLRAGVDGYHINVGGRHISSFPYRTGFTLEDATGLAIKGDVDVHQVYATSLPTSHPSFSPKRVLEMSEKWKAHPLPERPVRLFVGVLSATNHFAERMAIRKTWMQSAAIKSSDVVARFFVALNPRKEVNAMLKKEAAYFGDTIILPFMDRYELVVLKTIAICEFGIQNVTAAFTMKCDDDTFLRVDAVLNEIDGISSKKSLYMGNLNLLHRPLRNGKWAVTYEEWSEDIYPPYANGPGYVISSDIAKFIVSQHRNRRLRLFKMEDVSMGIWVEEFNSSVPVQYSHSWKFCQYGCMEDYYTAHYQSPRQMICLWDKLARGQAQCCNFR